A region from the Bactrocera dorsalis isolate Fly_Bdor chromosome 1, ASM2337382v1, whole genome shotgun sequence genome encodes:
- the LOC105225634 gene encoding uncharacterized protein LOC105225634, whose translation MDDIDVLEDLLILKVIASRQRHGNQEIFKTRNNHGFYSSGVHVLAKKNPEQFIESTRFTYEQFKVLLNLVEPYLRKYSHRIPIEAEQRLYITLHYLAHGGPVRVLSIKFRIGLATARSIVLETCDVLWRVLESHYMSPPTDAEWKQISEDFWNVTKLPHCLGAIYGKHVPIKAPPNVRAKYFNKQLKSIILLAACDTSYTFTFVDVDEDGDERDGGVFKNSQFRNMILDKSMDATNLPNSDIVFPYYFVADVAFPLERNIMKPYETVSDVSEEVFNQRLCWAIMRIETAFDLLTSRWKVLSRPISFSPENAKKIVLATIVLHNFLTSGNVNHTDAEKTNNHNLTSVNRHDLLTSNTSSQLALNLRNELCEYLNSSLV comes from the exons atggaTGACATTGACGTTCTGGAAGACTTACTAATTTTAAAGGTGATTGCAAGTAGACAACGCCATGGAAACCAGGAGATTTTTAAAACTCGTAATAACCATGGATTTTACTCAAGCGGAGTTCATGTATTGGCCAAAAAGAATCCAGAACAATTTATCGAATCTACTAGGTTTACTTATGAGCAGTTCAAAGTATTGTTGAATTTGGTTGAGCCATATCTACGTAAGTACTCCCACAGAATTCCCATTGAGGCAGAGCAGAGATTGTACATAACTTTACA TTATTTAGCTCATGGCGGACCTGTTCGCGTATTATCTATAAAGTTTCGAATTGGCTTAGCGACAGCCAGATCCATAGTTTTAGAAACGTGTGATGTATTGTGGCGTGTTTTGGAAAGCCATTACATGAGCCCACCTACTGATGCGGAATGGAAACAAATTTCAGAGGATTTTTGGAATGTAACCAAGTTACCACATTGTTTAGGGGCAATATATGGTAAACATGTGCCAATAAAAGCCCCACCTAATGTACGTgcaaagtattttaataaacaacttAAAAGCATC ATTTTACTTGCAGCTTGTGATACCAGTTATACTTTTACTTTTGTGGACGTTGACGAAGATGGCGATGAAAGAGATGGTGGTGTGTTTAAGAATTCCCAGTTTAGAAATATGATTTTAGATAAATCTATGGATGCAACAAATTTGCCCAACTCAGACATAGTATTTCCTTACTACTTCGTAGCTGATGTCGCATTCCCTTTAGAGAGAAACATAATGAAACCTTATGAAACAGTTAGTGATGTCAGTGAGGAAGTGTTCAACCAAAGATTGTGTTGGGCTATAATGCGAATTGAGACTGCTTTCG atTTACTTACTTCTCGATGGAAAGTTTTGAGCAGACCCATATCCTTTTCGCCAGAAAATGCCAAAAAG ATTGTATTAGCAACAATAGTACTTCATAATTTCCTGACATCCGGTAATGTGAACCATACTGATGCAGAGAAAACAAACAATCACAATTTAACGAGTGTAAACAGACACGATTTACTAACTTCTAATACGTCGAGTCAATTAGCTCTTAATTTAAGAAATGAACTTTGTGAATATTTGAATTCTTCTTtagtataa
- the LOC105225636 gene encoding serine/threonine-protein phosphatase PP2A 65 kDa regulatory subunit isoform X2 — translation MAASDKSVDDSLYPIAVLIDELKNEDVQLRLNSIKKLSTIALALGEERTRSELIPFLTETIYDEDEVLLALADQLGNFTSLVGGPEYAMYLIPPLESLATVEETVVRDKAVESLRTVAAEHSAQDLEIHVVPTLQRLVSGDWFTSRTSACGLFSVCYPRVTQPVKAELRANFRKLCQDETPMVRRAAASKLGEFAKVVEIEYLKSDLIPNFVQLAQDDQDSVRLLAVEACVSIAQLLPQEDVEHLVLPTLRQCASDSSWRVRYMVAEKFVDLQKAVGPEITRVDLVPAFQYLLKDAEAEVRAAVATKVKDFCANLDKTNQVQIIMNSILPYVRDLVSDPNPHVKSALASVIMGLSPMLGAYNTVEHLLPLFLIQLKDECPEVRLNIISNLDCVNDVIGIQQLSQSLLPAIVELAEDSKWRVRLAIIEYMPALAGQLGQEFFDQKLRGLCMGWLNDHVYAIREAATLNMKKLVEQFGAQWAEQAIIPMILVMSRNKNYLHRMTCLFCLNMLAEVCGTDITTKLLLPTVLLLAADPVANVRFNVAKTLQKISPFLEASVIDSQVKPTLEKLNADPDVDVKHFASEAIAGIAAEMELDIFRSVIPPVEGKVNSAALMAKLAVQPPTERTIEDDAFNS, via the exons ATGGCAGCAAGCGACAAATCTGTCGATGACTCCCTCTACCCGATCGCTGTACTAATCGATGAGTTGAAAAATGAGGATGTGCAG tTACGATTGAACTCTATTAAAAAACTGTCGACAATTGCTCTTGCGCTGGGCGAAGAACGTACACGTTCCGAACTGATTCCGTTTTTGACCGAAACAATCTATGACGAAGATGAAGTACTTTTGGCATTGGCTGATCAACTCGGCAACTTTACAA gttTGGTGGGTGGACCAGAATATGCCATGTATTTAATACCACCTTTGGAGAGTTTAGCAACAGTTGAAGAAACTGTTGTGCGTGACAAAGCTGTAGAATCATTGCGTACAGTGGCAGCAGAGCATAGTGCCCAAGATTTGGAAATACACGTTGTACCAACATTGCAACGTTTGGTTTCAGGTGATTGGTTCACTTCACGTACATCAGCTTGTGGCCTTTTCTCTGTATGTTATCCAAGAGTTACCCAACCCGTAAAAGCAGAATTACGCGCAAACTTCCGTAAGTTGTGTCAAGATGAAACTCCTATGGTACGCAGAGCTGCAGCTAGCAAATTAGGAGAATTTGCAAAAGTCGTTGAAATTGAATATCTCAAATCAGATTTAATACCGAATTTTGTGCAATTAGCACAAGATGATCAG GATTCTGTACGTTTGTTGGCCGTAGAAGCCTGTGTTAGCATTGCGCAATTGCTACCTCAAGAAGATGTTGAGCAC TTGGTTTTACCGACTCTACGCCAATGTGCCAGCGATTCTTCTTGGCGGGTTCGGTATATGGTGGCAGAAAAGTTTGTAGATTTACAGAAGGCTGTTGGGCCGGAAATTACACGTGTTGACTTGGTGCCCGCTTTTCAG TATTTACTGAAAGATGCAGAGGCTGAAGTTCGTGCTGCTGTTGCCACAAAAGTAAAGGATTTTTGCGCTAATCTTGATAAAACCAACCAGGTCCAGATTATCATGAATTCAATATTGCCATATGTGCGCGATTTGGTGTCAGATCCCAATCCTCATGTAAAATCTGCTTTGGCGTCAGTTATTATGGGATTAAGTCCTATGTTGGGTGCGTACAATACTGTAGAACACCTTTTGCCCTTATTCCTTATACAACTGAAAGATGAATGCCCAGAAGTTcgtttaaatataatatctaaCTTGGATTGTGTTAATGACGTCATTGGTATTCAACAACTGTCACAG TCGCTATTGCCAGCTATTGTTGAATTAGCTGAAGATTCGAAATGGCGAGTACGTTTGGCAATTATTGAATATATGCCCGCATTAGCCGGTCAATTAGGGCAAGAATTCTTCGATCAAAAGCTTCGTGGCTTATGTATGGGTTGGTTAAATGATCATGTGTACGCCATTCGAGAAGCAGCTACTTTGAATATGAAAAAGTTAGTTGAACAGTTTGGTGCCCAATGGGCTGAGCAAGCTATTATTCCCATGATCTTGGTTATGTCAcgtaataaaaactatttacacC GTATGACTTGtcttttttgcttaaatatGCTCGCTGAGGTTTGTGGAACAGATATCACAACCAAATTGCTGCTACCTACAGTACTTCTATTGGCAGCAGATCCAGTGGCCAATGTTCGATTTAACGTTGCAAAAACACTACAGAAAATTTCACCTTTCCTTGAAGCTAGTGTTATTGACTCACAGGTGAAGCCAACACTTGAGAAGCTAAATGCAGATCCAGATGTCGACGTAAAACATTTTGCGTCAGAAGCGATTGCGGGTATCGCAGCAG AAATGGAATTAGACATATTTAGAAGTGTTATTCCACCAGTTGAGGGTAAAGTGAATTCTGCAGCCTTAATGGCTAAATTGGCTGTCCAGCCGCCAACAGAACGTACCATAGAAGACGACGCATTTAATT CGTAA
- the LOC105225635 gene encoding COP9 signalosome complex subunit 8: MQENKYSDLMKKIELEELNTNIDVDSYIQLLAIYLYQDKIADAKFLWKRIPQALKKDNNELERLNLVMSALIANNAIEFFRQVDYPWPGNIKHIMQDLFERMRSDVLSLVGQAYISIFEHELMQLTHLSRDELKQTCHALDWKYENEDQKAVIIPKKPAPNTEFTASSEDLLLKLTDFVSFLEN, encoded by the exons atgcaggaaaataaatatagtgatTTAATGAAGAAAATAGAATTGGAGGAATTAAAT ACGAACATCGACGTGGATTCTTACATTCAACTGCTGGCCATTTATCTTTATCAGGACAAAAT AGCTGATGcgaaatttttatggaaaagaaTACCACAAGCattaaaaaaagacaataaCGAATTAGAAAGATTGAATTTGGTAATGAGCGCTCTAATCGCTAACAATGCCATCGAATTTTTCAGACAAGTGGATTATCCTTGGCCAGgaaatattaaacatataatgCAGGATCTTTTTG agCGAATGCGGAGTGATGTATTATCATTAGTTGGTCAAGCTTATATATCTATTTTCGAACATGAGCTGATGCAACTTACCCATTTATCTCGAGATGAATTAAAACAAACCTGCCATGCATTAGACTGGAAATACGAAAATGAAGACCAAAAGGCAGTAATTATTCCTAAAAAACCAGCGCCAAATACCGAATTCACAGCAAGTTCGGAAGATTTGTTATTGAAATTAACAGACtttgtttcatttttggaaaattaa
- the LOC105225636 gene encoding serine/threonine-protein phosphatase PP2A 65 kDa regulatory subunit isoform X3, with protein MAASDKSVDDSLYPIAVLIDELKNEDVQLRLNSIKKLSTIALALGEERTRSELIPFLTETIYDEDEVLLALADQLGNFTSLVGGPEYAMYLIPPLESLATVEETVVRDKAVESLRTVAAEHSAQDLEIHVVPTLQRLVSGDWFTSRTSACGLFSVCYPRVTQPVKAELRANFRKLCQDETPMVRRAAASKLGEFAKVVEIEYLKSDLIPNFVQLAQDDQDSVRLLAVEACVSIAQLLPQEDVEHLVLPTLRQCASDSSWRVRYMVAEKFVDLQKAVGPEITRVDLVPAFQYLLKDAEAEVRAAVATKVKDFCANLDKTNQVQIIMNSILPYVRDLVSDPNPHVKSALASVIMGLSPMLGAYNTVEHLLPLFLIQLKDECPEVRLNIISNLDCVNDVIGIQQLSQSLLPAIVELAEDSKWRVRLAIIEYMPALAGQLGQEFFDQKLRGLCMGWLNDHVYAIREAATLNMKKLVEQFGAQWAEQAIIPMILVMSRNKNYLHRMTCLFCLNMLAEVCGTDITTKLLLPTVLLLAADPVANVRFNVAKTLQKISPFLEASVIDSQVKPTLEKLNADPDVDVKHFASEAIAGIAAAEVKNGKD; from the exons ATGGCAGCAAGCGACAAATCTGTCGATGACTCCCTCTACCCGATCGCTGTACTAATCGATGAGTTGAAAAATGAGGATGTGCAG tTACGATTGAACTCTATTAAAAAACTGTCGACAATTGCTCTTGCGCTGGGCGAAGAACGTACACGTTCCGAACTGATTCCGTTTTTGACCGAAACAATCTATGACGAAGATGAAGTACTTTTGGCATTGGCTGATCAACTCGGCAACTTTACAA gttTGGTGGGTGGACCAGAATATGCCATGTATTTAATACCACCTTTGGAGAGTTTAGCAACAGTTGAAGAAACTGTTGTGCGTGACAAAGCTGTAGAATCATTGCGTACAGTGGCAGCAGAGCATAGTGCCCAAGATTTGGAAATACACGTTGTACCAACATTGCAACGTTTGGTTTCAGGTGATTGGTTCACTTCACGTACATCAGCTTGTGGCCTTTTCTCTGTATGTTATCCAAGAGTTACCCAACCCGTAAAAGCAGAATTACGCGCAAACTTCCGTAAGTTGTGTCAAGATGAAACTCCTATGGTACGCAGAGCTGCAGCTAGCAAATTAGGAGAATTTGCAAAAGTCGTTGAAATTGAATATCTCAAATCAGATTTAATACCGAATTTTGTGCAATTAGCACAAGATGATCAG GATTCTGTACGTTTGTTGGCCGTAGAAGCCTGTGTTAGCATTGCGCAATTGCTACCTCAAGAAGATGTTGAGCAC TTGGTTTTACCGACTCTACGCCAATGTGCCAGCGATTCTTCTTGGCGGGTTCGGTATATGGTGGCAGAAAAGTTTGTAGATTTACAGAAGGCTGTTGGGCCGGAAATTACACGTGTTGACTTGGTGCCCGCTTTTCAG TATTTACTGAAAGATGCAGAGGCTGAAGTTCGTGCTGCTGTTGCCACAAAAGTAAAGGATTTTTGCGCTAATCTTGATAAAACCAACCAGGTCCAGATTATCATGAATTCAATATTGCCATATGTGCGCGATTTGGTGTCAGATCCCAATCCTCATGTAAAATCTGCTTTGGCGTCAGTTATTATGGGATTAAGTCCTATGTTGGGTGCGTACAATACTGTAGAACACCTTTTGCCCTTATTCCTTATACAACTGAAAGATGAATGCCCAGAAGTTcgtttaaatataatatctaaCTTGGATTGTGTTAATGACGTCATTGGTATTCAACAACTGTCACAG TCGCTATTGCCAGCTATTGTTGAATTAGCTGAAGATTCGAAATGGCGAGTACGTTTGGCAATTATTGAATATATGCCCGCATTAGCCGGTCAATTAGGGCAAGAATTCTTCGATCAAAAGCTTCGTGGCTTATGTATGGGTTGGTTAAATGATCATGTGTACGCCATTCGAGAAGCAGCTACTTTGAATATGAAAAAGTTAGTTGAACAGTTTGGTGCCCAATGGGCTGAGCAAGCTATTATTCCCATGATCTTGGTTATGTCAcgtaataaaaactatttacacC GTATGACTTGtcttttttgcttaaatatGCTCGCTGAGGTTTGTGGAACAGATATCACAACCAAATTGCTGCTACCTACAGTACTTCTATTGGCAGCAGATCCAGTGGCCAATGTTCGATTTAACGTTGCAAAAACACTACAGAAAATTTCACCTTTCCTTGAAGCTAGTGTTATTGACTCACAGGTGAAGCCAACACTTGAGAAGCTAAATGCAGATCCAGATGTCGACGTAAAACATTTTGCGTCAGAAGCGATTGCGGGTATCGCAGCAG ccgAAGTAAAAAATGGCAAGGATTAA
- the LOC105225636 gene encoding serine/threonine-protein phosphatase PP2A 65 kDa regulatory subunit isoform X1, whose translation MAASDKSVDDSLYPIAVLIDELKNEDVQLRLNSIKKLSTIALALGEERTRSELIPFLTETIYDEDEVLLALADQLGNFTSLVGGPEYAMYLIPPLESLATVEETVVRDKAVESLRTVAAEHSAQDLEIHVVPTLQRLVSGDWFTSRTSACGLFSVCYPRVTQPVKAELRANFRKLCQDETPMVRRAAASKLGEFAKVVEIEYLKSDLIPNFVQLAQDDQDSVRLLAVEACVSIAQLLPQEDVEHLVLPTLRQCASDSSWRVRYMVAEKFVDLQKAVGPEITRVDLVPAFQYLLKDAEAEVRAAVATKVKDFCANLDKTNQVQIIMNSILPYVRDLVSDPNPHVKSALASVIMGLSPMLGAYNTVEHLLPLFLIQLKDECPEVRLNIISNLDCVNDVIGIQQLSQSLLPAIVELAEDSKWRVRLAIIEYMPALAGQLGQEFFDQKLRGLCMGWLNDHVYAIREAATLNMKKLVEQFGAQWAEQAIIPMILVMSRNKNYLHRMTCLFCLNMLAEVCGTDITTKLLLPTVLLLAADPVANVRFNVAKTLQKISPFLEASVIDSQVKPTLEKLNADPDVDVKHFASEAIAGIAAEMELDIFRSVIPPVEGKVNSAALMAKLAVQPPTERTIEDDAFNSEVKNGKD comes from the exons ATGGCAGCAAGCGACAAATCTGTCGATGACTCCCTCTACCCGATCGCTGTACTAATCGATGAGTTGAAAAATGAGGATGTGCAG tTACGATTGAACTCTATTAAAAAACTGTCGACAATTGCTCTTGCGCTGGGCGAAGAACGTACACGTTCCGAACTGATTCCGTTTTTGACCGAAACAATCTATGACGAAGATGAAGTACTTTTGGCATTGGCTGATCAACTCGGCAACTTTACAA gttTGGTGGGTGGACCAGAATATGCCATGTATTTAATACCACCTTTGGAGAGTTTAGCAACAGTTGAAGAAACTGTTGTGCGTGACAAAGCTGTAGAATCATTGCGTACAGTGGCAGCAGAGCATAGTGCCCAAGATTTGGAAATACACGTTGTACCAACATTGCAACGTTTGGTTTCAGGTGATTGGTTCACTTCACGTACATCAGCTTGTGGCCTTTTCTCTGTATGTTATCCAAGAGTTACCCAACCCGTAAAAGCAGAATTACGCGCAAACTTCCGTAAGTTGTGTCAAGATGAAACTCCTATGGTACGCAGAGCTGCAGCTAGCAAATTAGGAGAATTTGCAAAAGTCGTTGAAATTGAATATCTCAAATCAGATTTAATACCGAATTTTGTGCAATTAGCACAAGATGATCAG GATTCTGTACGTTTGTTGGCCGTAGAAGCCTGTGTTAGCATTGCGCAATTGCTACCTCAAGAAGATGTTGAGCAC TTGGTTTTACCGACTCTACGCCAATGTGCCAGCGATTCTTCTTGGCGGGTTCGGTATATGGTGGCAGAAAAGTTTGTAGATTTACAGAAGGCTGTTGGGCCGGAAATTACACGTGTTGACTTGGTGCCCGCTTTTCAG TATTTACTGAAAGATGCAGAGGCTGAAGTTCGTGCTGCTGTTGCCACAAAAGTAAAGGATTTTTGCGCTAATCTTGATAAAACCAACCAGGTCCAGATTATCATGAATTCAATATTGCCATATGTGCGCGATTTGGTGTCAGATCCCAATCCTCATGTAAAATCTGCTTTGGCGTCAGTTATTATGGGATTAAGTCCTATGTTGGGTGCGTACAATACTGTAGAACACCTTTTGCCCTTATTCCTTATACAACTGAAAGATGAATGCCCAGAAGTTcgtttaaatataatatctaaCTTGGATTGTGTTAATGACGTCATTGGTATTCAACAACTGTCACAG TCGCTATTGCCAGCTATTGTTGAATTAGCTGAAGATTCGAAATGGCGAGTACGTTTGGCAATTATTGAATATATGCCCGCATTAGCCGGTCAATTAGGGCAAGAATTCTTCGATCAAAAGCTTCGTGGCTTATGTATGGGTTGGTTAAATGATCATGTGTACGCCATTCGAGAAGCAGCTACTTTGAATATGAAAAAGTTAGTTGAACAGTTTGGTGCCCAATGGGCTGAGCAAGCTATTATTCCCATGATCTTGGTTATGTCAcgtaataaaaactatttacacC GTATGACTTGtcttttttgcttaaatatGCTCGCTGAGGTTTGTGGAACAGATATCACAACCAAATTGCTGCTACCTACAGTACTTCTATTGGCAGCAGATCCAGTGGCCAATGTTCGATTTAACGTTGCAAAAACACTACAGAAAATTTCACCTTTCCTTGAAGCTAGTGTTATTGACTCACAGGTGAAGCCAACACTTGAGAAGCTAAATGCAGATCCAGATGTCGACGTAAAACATTTTGCGTCAGAAGCGATTGCGGGTATCGCAGCAG AAATGGAATTAGACATATTTAGAAGTGTTATTCCACCAGTTGAGGGTAAAGTGAATTCTGCAGCCTTAATGGCTAAATTGGCTGTCCAGCCGCCAACAGAACGTACCATAGAAGACGACGCATTTAATT ccgAAGTAAAAAATGGCAAGGATTAA
- the LOC105225636 gene encoding serine/threonine-protein phosphatase PP2A 65 kDa regulatory subunit isoform X4: protein MAASDKSVDDSLYPIAVLIDELKNEDVQLRLNSIKKLSTIALALGEERTRSELIPFLTETIYDEDEVLLALADQLGNFTSLVGGPEYAMYLIPPLESLATVEETVVRDKAVESLRTVAAEHSAQDLEIHVVPTLQRLVSGDWFTSRTSACGLFSVCYPRVTQPVKAELRANFRKLCQDETPMVRRAAASKLGEFAKVVEIEYLKSDLIPNFVQLAQDDQDSVRLLAVEACVSIAQLLPQEDVEHLVLPTLRQCASDSSWRVRYMVAEKFVDLQKAVGPEITRVDLVPAFQYLLKDAEAEVRAAVATKVKDFCANLDKTNQVQIIMNSILPYVRDLVSDPNPHVKSALASVIMGLSPMLGAYNTVEHLLPLFLIQLKDECPEVRLNIISNLDCVNDVIGIQQLSQSLLPAIVELAEDSKWRVRLAIIEYMPALAGQLGQEFFDQKLRGLCMGWLNDHVYAIREAATLNMKKLVEQFGAQWAEQAIIPMILVMSRNKNYLHRMTCLFCLNMLAEVCGTDITTKLLLPTVLLLAADPVANVRFNVAKTLQKISPFLEASVIDSQVKPTLEKLNADPDVDVKHFASEAIAGIAAA, encoded by the exons ATGGCAGCAAGCGACAAATCTGTCGATGACTCCCTCTACCCGATCGCTGTACTAATCGATGAGTTGAAAAATGAGGATGTGCAG tTACGATTGAACTCTATTAAAAAACTGTCGACAATTGCTCTTGCGCTGGGCGAAGAACGTACACGTTCCGAACTGATTCCGTTTTTGACCGAAACAATCTATGACGAAGATGAAGTACTTTTGGCATTGGCTGATCAACTCGGCAACTTTACAA gttTGGTGGGTGGACCAGAATATGCCATGTATTTAATACCACCTTTGGAGAGTTTAGCAACAGTTGAAGAAACTGTTGTGCGTGACAAAGCTGTAGAATCATTGCGTACAGTGGCAGCAGAGCATAGTGCCCAAGATTTGGAAATACACGTTGTACCAACATTGCAACGTTTGGTTTCAGGTGATTGGTTCACTTCACGTACATCAGCTTGTGGCCTTTTCTCTGTATGTTATCCAAGAGTTACCCAACCCGTAAAAGCAGAATTACGCGCAAACTTCCGTAAGTTGTGTCAAGATGAAACTCCTATGGTACGCAGAGCTGCAGCTAGCAAATTAGGAGAATTTGCAAAAGTCGTTGAAATTGAATATCTCAAATCAGATTTAATACCGAATTTTGTGCAATTAGCACAAGATGATCAG GATTCTGTACGTTTGTTGGCCGTAGAAGCCTGTGTTAGCATTGCGCAATTGCTACCTCAAGAAGATGTTGAGCAC TTGGTTTTACCGACTCTACGCCAATGTGCCAGCGATTCTTCTTGGCGGGTTCGGTATATGGTGGCAGAAAAGTTTGTAGATTTACAGAAGGCTGTTGGGCCGGAAATTACACGTGTTGACTTGGTGCCCGCTTTTCAG TATTTACTGAAAGATGCAGAGGCTGAAGTTCGTGCTGCTGTTGCCACAAAAGTAAAGGATTTTTGCGCTAATCTTGATAAAACCAACCAGGTCCAGATTATCATGAATTCAATATTGCCATATGTGCGCGATTTGGTGTCAGATCCCAATCCTCATGTAAAATCTGCTTTGGCGTCAGTTATTATGGGATTAAGTCCTATGTTGGGTGCGTACAATACTGTAGAACACCTTTTGCCCTTATTCCTTATACAACTGAAAGATGAATGCCCAGAAGTTcgtttaaatataatatctaaCTTGGATTGTGTTAATGACGTCATTGGTATTCAACAACTGTCACAG TCGCTATTGCCAGCTATTGTTGAATTAGCTGAAGATTCGAAATGGCGAGTACGTTTGGCAATTATTGAATATATGCCCGCATTAGCCGGTCAATTAGGGCAAGAATTCTTCGATCAAAAGCTTCGTGGCTTATGTATGGGTTGGTTAAATGATCATGTGTACGCCATTCGAGAAGCAGCTACTTTGAATATGAAAAAGTTAGTTGAACAGTTTGGTGCCCAATGGGCTGAGCAAGCTATTATTCCCATGATCTTGGTTATGTCAcgtaataaaaactatttacacC GTATGACTTGtcttttttgcttaaatatGCTCGCTGAGGTTTGTGGAACAGATATCACAACCAAATTGCTGCTACCTACAGTACTTCTATTGGCAGCAGATCCAGTGGCCAATGTTCGATTTAACGTTGCAAAAACACTACAGAAAATTTCACCTTTCCTTGAAGCTAGTGTTATTGACTCACAGGTGAAGCCAACACTTGAGAAGCTAAATGCAGATCCAGATGTCGACGTAAAACATTTTGCGTCAGAAGCGATTGCGGGTATCGCAGCAG CGTAA